A window of the Candidatus Cloacimonadota bacterium genome harbors these coding sequences:
- the rplQ gene encoding 50S ribosomal protein L17: MRHRHEGRKFGREKDARRLMICNLVRSMIEHGQITTTLAKAKELRGFVERVVTYGKTDTVHSRRLAYSVLGSRTLVKKLFTEIAPAFATRQGGYTRVLKAGFRRGDSAPMAIIQFVEEAAVKPKKDNIKAKDLNK; the protein is encoded by the coding sequence ATGCGACATAGACATGAAGGAAGAAAATTCGGGCGCGAAAAGGACGCCCGCCGCCTGATGATCTGCAACCTTGTGAGATCCATGATCGAACACGGCCAGATCACCACCACCCTCGCCAAAGCAAAGGAACTCCGCGGCTTCGTCGAACGCGTGGTCACCTACGGCAAAACCGATACCGTCCACTCCCGCCGTCTGGCTTACAGCGTCCTTGGCAGCCGAACCCTCGTGAAGAAGCTCTTCACAGAGATCGCCCCTGCCTTTGCCACCCGCCAGGGCGGCTACACCAGAGTGCTGAAAGCCGGTTTCCGCCGCGGCGACTCCGCCCCCATGGCCATTATCCAGTTTGTGGAGGAAGCGGCTGTGAAACCCAAAAAAGACAATATCAAGGCCAAGGACCTCAACAAGTAA